Proteins encoded by one window of Actinocorallia herbida:
- a CDS encoding type 1 glutamine amidotransferase domain-containing protein → MAKVLFVMTGARSWTLNDGTAHPTGFWAEEAVAPWRVLTGAGHEVVFASPGGAVPVPDEASLTVGANGDEDGARAVAEGLGEMTGLKSPLKLEHVDPADYAAVFYPGGHGPMEDLAVDAASGALITAQLDAGRPLALVCHGPAALLAARGADGAPAVAGYRLTGFTDEEERQGGLADKAPWLLQDRLVDLGAEFDEGAPWRPHLVADRTLLTGQNPASAEPLAKELLALLPG, encoded by the coding sequence ATGGCCAAGGTCCTGTTCGTGATGACGGGCGCGCGCTCGTGGACGCTCAACGACGGCACCGCGCACCCGACCGGTTTCTGGGCCGAAGAGGCGGTCGCGCCCTGGCGGGTGCTCACCGGGGCCGGGCACGAGGTCGTGTTCGCGTCGCCGGGCGGAGCCGTCCCGGTGCCCGACGAGGCGAGCCTGACGGTCGGCGCGAACGGCGACGAGGACGGGGCCCGTGCCGTCGCCGAAGGGCTCGGGGAGATGACGGGCCTCAAGAGCCCGCTCAAGCTGGAGCACGTCGATCCCGCCGACTACGCCGCGGTCTTCTACCCCGGCGGGCACGGCCCGATGGAGGACCTCGCGGTGGACGCCGCCTCGGGCGCCCTCATCACCGCGCAACTGGACGCCGGGAGGCCGCTCGCGCTGGTCTGCCACGGCCCGGCCGCGCTGCTCGCCGCGCGGGGCGCGGACGGCGCGCCGGCCGTCGCGGGTTACCGGCTCACCGGCTTCACCGACGAGGAGGAGCGACAGGGCGGGCTCGCCGACAAGGCTCCCTGGCTGCTCCAGGACCGCCTCGTCGATCTCGGCGCGGAGTTCGACGAGGGCGCGCCGTGGCGGCCGCACCTGGTGGCCGACCGCACCCTGCTGACCGGGCAGAACCCCGCGTCGGCCGAACCGCTCGCGAAGGAGCTGCTCGCCCTCCTGCCCGGCTGA
- a CDS encoding TetR/AcrR family transcriptional regulator translates to MPKVSDEHLEARRRQILDAATRCFARQGFHGTSMQDIFRESGLSAGAVYRYFPGKDDIVKAIVLNKRELLVEHMAAILALPELPPLEEIFGGFAKTVEEIAEIDVLGLIPQAWALATYDPEVGPTIRGLFGSLREHWIAIAVRLREEGKLAPDADADAVGRVLFGLMPGFILQNAFFGDVPAGLLARGVAGLRTLS, encoded by the coding sequence ATGCCCAAAGTGAGTGACGAGCACCTCGAGGCGCGGCGGCGCCAGATCCTCGACGCGGCCACCCGGTGCTTCGCCCGACAGGGCTTCCACGGCACCTCGATGCAGGACATCTTCCGGGAGTCCGGGCTGTCCGCGGGCGCGGTGTACCGGTACTTCCCCGGCAAGGACGACATCGTCAAGGCGATCGTGCTGAACAAGCGGGAGCTCCTCGTCGAGCACATGGCCGCGATCCTCGCCCTGCCGGAGCTGCCGCCCCTCGAGGAGATCTTCGGCGGCTTCGCCAAGACCGTCGAGGAGATCGCCGAGATCGACGTGCTGGGCCTGATCCCGCAGGCCTGGGCGCTGGCGACCTACGATCCGGAGGTCGGGCCGACCATCCGGGGGCTCTTCGGCTCCCTGCGAGAGCACTGGATCGCCATCGCCGTCCGGCTGCGCGAGGAGGGAAAGCTCGCTCCCGACGCGGACGCCGACGCCGTCGGACGTGTGCTGTTCGGCCTCATGCCGGGGTTCATCCTCCAGAACGCCTTCTTCGGCGACGTCCCGGCCGGCCTCCTCGCCCGGGGGGTGGCCGGGCTGCGCACGCTGAGCTGA